The following proteins are encoded in a genomic region of Methanoculleus bourgensis MS2:
- a CDS encoding fumarate hydratase translates to MMVHPADSTLPGALADATERALAEAEIRLPRDVLAALERAAAVERDEIARSELATILENIALAEERQVPICQDTGVPVVYLTLPPDIPFTPSIVEGVREGVRRATARIPLRPNVVDPITRRNTGDNTGVGMPAVHVTPGDRLTVTVLPKGAGSENASRIGMLLPSQAAGIPRFVAETMLIAGGRPCPPVILGVGIGGTFDTVAALAKEALLLPVDTMDDYEQEICDAVNALGIGPMGLGGDTTALSVKVKRADCHTASLPVAVNVQCWACRRATVEVER, encoded by the coding sequence ATGATGGTTCATCCGGCAGATTCGACGCTCCCGGGCGCACTGGCAGACGCCACAGAGAGGGCGCTTGCAGAGGCTGAGATCCGGCTCCCGCGCGATGTGCTCGCGGCGCTTGAGAGGGCGGCGGCGGTCGAGAGGGACGAGATCGCACGATCCGAACTCGCTACAATTCTTGAGAATATCGCACTCGCAGAAGAGCGGCAGGTGCCGATCTGCCAGGATACCGGCGTACCGGTGGTCTACCTCACCCTGCCCCCCGATATCCCGTTCACACCCTCCATCGTTGAGGGAGTGCGGGAGGGAGTGCGCCGGGCGACGGCGAGAATCCCGCTCCGCCCAAACGTCGTCGATCCGATCACCCGGAGAAACACCGGGGACAACACCGGCGTCGGGATGCCCGCAGTCCACGTGACGCCCGGCGACCGGCTCACGGTGACCGTGCTTCCGAAAGGTGCGGGCTCTGAGAACGCATCACGGATCGGGATGCTCCTCCCCTCGCAGGCGGCCGGGATCCCGAGGTTCGTCGCCGAGACGATGCTCATCGCGGGGGGGAGACCCTGCCCGCCCGTGATCCTCGGTGTCGGGATCGGCGGGACGTTTGATACCGTGGCTGCGCTTGCAAAGGAAGCCCTGCTCCTCCCGGTCGACACCATGGATGACTACGAGCAGGAGATCTGCGACGCCGTCAACGCCCTCGGCATCGGGCCGATGGGGCTTGGGGGCGATACGACGGCGCTCAGCGTGAAGGTGAAGCGGGCAGACTGCCACACCGCATCACTCCCGGTGGCGGTGAACGTGCAGTGCTGGGCCTGCCGCCGGGCGACCGTGGAGGTCGAGCGATGA
- a CDS encoding succinate--CoA ligase subunit beta: protein MKLLEYEAKEIFSKYGIPVPKGVLIRAPEEVTAHLPRIGDAVVLKAQVDVGGRGKAGGVLMAEDATAVETARELFSREIKGVPVRSILVEERLAIEHEYYVSIAVDRSSRQPVVLFADAGGVEIENAAMADESAVRRVVVSPLLRDIPPFLMRELLGGAPKELAPTINSLYHAFQEKDAMLAEINPLVTTPQGVYAADAKLIIDDNALARQGIAVNRDLSEREREAEKHGFSYVELDGSIGVIGNGAGLTMSTLDLIEYYRGQAANFLDVGGGADQERVMHAVRLVASMPGVNVIVVNLLGGITRCDEVAKGIIAAGVAPTVIVRMAGTNEEEGRQLLAEHGYRMLESMDAAVRAAMEVAA from the coding sequence ATGAAACTACTGGAATACGAGGCAAAAGAGATCTTTTCGAAGTACGGCATTCCGGTCCCGAAAGGGGTTCTGATACGGGCACCGGAAGAGGTCACGGCACACCTGCCCAGGATCGGCGATGCCGTGGTGCTGAAGGCGCAGGTGGACGTCGGCGGACGGGGGAAGGCAGGCGGCGTCCTGATGGCAGAGGACGCGACGGCGGTCGAGACCGCCCGGGAACTCTTCTCCCGGGAGATCAAGGGTGTCCCGGTCAGGAGCATCCTCGTCGAGGAGAGGCTCGCAATCGAGCACGAGTACTACGTCAGCATCGCCGTCGACCGGTCGAGCAGACAGCCGGTGGTCCTCTTCGCCGACGCAGGCGGGGTGGAGATCGAGAACGCGGCGATGGCCGACGAGTCAGCCGTCCGCAGGGTCGTCGTGTCGCCGCTTCTCCGGGACATCCCGCCGTTTCTCATGCGGGAACTCCTCGGCGGAGCCCCAAAAGAACTTGCACCCACAATAAACAGTCTCTACCACGCGTTCCAGGAGAAGGACGCTATGCTTGCGGAGATCAACCCGCTCGTGACGACGCCGCAGGGAGTCTACGCGGCCGACGCAAAACTCATCATCGACGACAACGCCCTCGCCCGGCAGGGGATAGCGGTCAACCGCGACCTCTCGGAACGCGAGCGTGAGGCCGAGAAGCACGGCTTCTCCTACGTGGAACTGGACGGAAGCATCGGTGTCATAGGAAACGGCGCCGGGCTCACGATGTCGACGCTCGACCTCATCGAGTACTATCGGGGACAGGCAGCAAACTTCCTCGATGTCGGCGGCGGCGCCGACCAGGAGCGCGTGATGCACGCAGTCAGGCTCGTCGCGAGCATGCCCGGGGTGAACGTGATCGTGGTCAACCTCCTCGGGGGCATCACCCGGTGCGACGAGGTGGCGAAGGGAATCATCGCCGCCGGCGTCGCACCGACGGTCATTGTCCGGATGGCCGGGACGAACGAGGAGGAAGGACGGCAACTGCTCGCCGAGCACGGCTACCGGATGCTCGAGAGCATGGATGCGGCTGTCCGGGCGGCGATGGAGGTTGCAGCATGA
- a CDS encoding 2-oxoacid:ferredoxin oxidoreductase subunit gamma has protein sequence MRHEVRFSGYGGQGIILSAVILGRAAALYDDKYAVQTQVYGPEARGGASMGQVVIDDAPILYPEVTDPDIYVIMSQQGFEKYGVQVREDAVMVLDSDLVRSRPGCRYYEIPATAEAKENLGREIVANIVMMGALVATTGVVSREAIERAVLDSVPKGTESLNSKALRRGFELGERA, from the coding sequence ATGAGACACGAAGTCAGGTTCTCAGGCTACGGCGGGCAGGGGATCATCCTCTCCGCGGTTATCCTCGGGCGGGCGGCGGCGCTCTACGACGACAAATACGCCGTCCAGACCCAGGTTTACGGCCCGGAGGCCCGGGGAGGGGCCTCGATGGGGCAGGTGGTCATCGACGATGCGCCGATCCTCTACCCTGAGGTGACAGACCCCGACATCTACGTCATCATGTCCCAGCAGGGGTTTGAGAAGTATGGGGTTCAGGTGCGGGAGGACGCGGTCATGGTCCTTGATTCGGACCTCGTCCGATCCCGGCCGGGCTGCCGCTACTACGAGATCCCGGCGACGGCGGAGGCAAAAGAGAACCTCGGCCGGGAGATCGTGGCAAACATCGTCATGATGGGCGCTCTCGTGGCCACAACCGGGGTCGTGAGCAGAGAGGCGATCGAGCGCGCGGTGCTCGACAGCGTCCCGAAGGGCACCGAGAGCCTGAACTCAAAAGCACTGAGACGCGGATTTGAACTCGGAGAGCGAGCATGA
- a CDS encoding thiamine pyrophosphate-dependent enzyme — translation MIAPDWFREDRLPHIYCTGCGNGTVLNCTLAAVEEMGWERDGTAFISGIGCSSRAPGYILADSLHTTHGRALAFATGVKMARPDLNVVVFTGDGDLAAIGGNHFIHACRRNVDMTVVCMNNQIYGMTGGQGSPTTPEGAFSTTTPYGSSEPAFDLAELAVAAGANYVARWTSYHVKELTKAITTGMQTPGLAFIEVRTQCPTNFGRHNKLRRVPDMIEYLRSHAMLVSKYDRLVREGAEIPEGTFSVGELVRRKRPAMGVKQ, via the coding sequence ATGATCGCGCCCGACTGGTTCAGGGAAGACCGGCTCCCGCACATCTACTGCACCGGGTGCGGCAACGGGACGGTCCTCAACTGCACCCTCGCGGCGGTGGAGGAGATGGGATGGGAGCGCGATGGGACGGCCTTCATATCAGGGATCGGGTGCTCGTCCCGCGCCCCGGGCTACATCCTCGCAGACTCGCTCCACACCACCCACGGGAGGGCGCTCGCGTTCGCCACCGGGGTGAAGATGGCACGGCCTGACCTAAACGTCGTCGTCTTCACCGGCGACGGCGACCTTGCCGCCATCGGCGGGAACCACTTCATCCACGCCTGCCGCCGGAACGTGGACATGACCGTGGTCTGCATGAACAACCAGATCTACGGCATGACCGGCGGGCAGGGGAGCCCGACCACCCCGGAGGGGGCGTTCTCGACGACGACGCCCTACGGGTCGAGCGAACCAGCCTTCGACCTCGCGGAACTCGCCGTGGCGGCTGGCGCAAACTACGTCGCCCGCTGGACCTCCTACCACGTCAAGGAACTCACGAAGGCCATCACCACCGGGATGCAGACACCGGGGCTTGCGTTCATCGAGGTGCGGACCCAGTGCCCGACAAACTTCGGCCGCCACAACAAACTTAGGCGGGTTCCTGACATGATCGAGTATCTCCGGAGCCACGCGATGCTTGTCTCGAAGTACGATCGCCTGGTGAGGGAAGGAGCAGAGATTCCGGAGGGCACCTTCAGCGTCGGGGAACTGGTCAGGCGGAAGAGGCCTGCGATGGGGGTGAAGCAATGA
- a CDS encoding 4Fe-4S dicluster domain-containing protein encodes MKLVIDESRCKGCNLCVLVCPYRIFQEGTELNSRGVVSPVLDRPERCTNCRLQPLYGRMLCGVCHMICPDQAITWVEEEPFEPHKVEVEF; translated from the coding sequence ATGAAACTCGTCATCGATGAAAGCCGCTGCAAGGGGTGCAACCTCTGCGTGCTGGTCTGCCCGTACAGGATATTTCAGGAAGGGACGGAGCTCAACAGTCGGGGGGTCGTCTCCCCGGTCCTCGACCGTCCCGAACGGTGCACAAACTGCAGGCTGCAGCCCCTCTACGGGCGGATGCTCTGCGGGGTCTGCCACATGATATGCCCCGACCAGGCGATCACCTGGGTCGAGGAGGAACCGTTTGAGCCACACAAAGTGGAGGTGGAGTTTTGA
- a CDS encoding ABC transporter ATP-binding protein: protein MSGVTIKDVAKTFKKEDGTATPALEGVTLEIRDKEFVCLVGPSGCGKTTLLRIIAGLETPTTGSVTIDGSAVTGPDPKRGMVFQEYSLFPWRRVIDNIAFGLEMKGVSREERRQTAEYYLKMVGLSRFRDAYPFELSGGMRQRVAIARALANEPDVLLMDEPFGALDAQTRNRMQKELLCLWKKTEKTIVFVTHSVDEAVYLSDRIIVLSPRPGSVQEIITIPWPRPRDRTSADFAEVRRRVLEMINETETTQ from the coding sequence ATGAGCGGAGTTACGATAAAGGACGTCGCTAAGACCTTTAAAAAGGAAGACGGCACCGCCACGCCGGCGCTCGAGGGCGTCACCCTGGAGATCAGGGACAAGGAGTTCGTCTGCCTGGTCGGGCCGTCGGGATGCGGGAAGACGACACTCCTCCGGATCATCGCCGGGCTTGAGACCCCGACCACGGGAAGCGTGACCATCGACGGCAGCGCGGTCACCGGCCCGGACCCGAAGCGGGGGATGGTCTTCCAGGAGTACTCCCTCTTCCCCTGGCGGAGAGTCATCGACAACATCGCTTTCGGCCTTGAGATGAAGGGCGTCTCGCGGGAGGAGCGCCGGCAGACGGCAGAGTATTACCTCAAGATGGTCGGCCTCTCCCGGTTCCGGGACGCCTACCCCTTCGAACTCTCAGGCGGGATGCGGCAGCGGGTGGCGATAGCAAGAGCGCTCGCAAACGAACCCGATGTCCTCCTCATGGACGAGCCGTTCGGGGCGCTGGATGCCCAGACGCGGAACCGGATGCAGAAAGAACTGCTCTGCCTCTGGAAAAAGACAGAGAAGACGATCGTCTTTGTCACCCACAGTGTTGACGAGGCGGTCTACCTCTCCGACCGGATCATCGTCCTCTCGCCACGGCCCGGGTCGGTCCAGGAGATCATCACCATCCCCTGGCCCCGACCGCGGGACCGCACCAGCGCCGACTTCGCTGAAGTGCGGCGACGGGTGCTTGAGATGATTAACGAGACCGAAACAACCCAGTAA
- a CDS encoding methionine adenosyltransferase has protein sequence MTRNISVEGLDQIPIERQRIELVERKCLGHPDSLADGIAESISRALSRSYMEECGTVLHHNTDQGEVVAGESIPKFGGGIITKPIYFLISGRATKVFDGVNIPADAIAVEAARGYIKKILPTLNMDRDVIVDCRMGMGSTDLRDVFRSCEGKAPRANDTSFGVGHAPFSEAESIVRGVSAFIDEKLRPRYPVIGQDCKIMCLRDGDTITLTIAMAFVDRYCSSITEYIEQKNVLTEQIAAVAKQFTNRKVNVAINTADDLESASVFLTVSGTSAEMGDDGSVGRGNRANGLITPNRPMSMEATSGKNPVNHIGKIYNLLATRIAQDCVAEVDGIEEMYVRILSQIGYPVDQPHVASAQVLTKPGTTIKSIKPDIEGIIDGWLEKTTTITEKVIKGELSTF, from the coding sequence ATGACCAGGAACATCAGCGTAGAAGGACTTGACCAGATCCCGATCGAGAGACAGCGGATTGAACTGGTGGAGCGCAAGTGCCTCGGGCACCCGGACAGCCTCGCGGACGGCATTGCGGAATCGATCAGCCGGGCGCTCAGCAGGTCATATATGGAGGAGTGCGGCACCGTCCTGCACCACAACACCGACCAGGGTGAGGTCGTGGCAGGGGAGTCGATCCCGAAGTTCGGCGGCGGCATAATCACAAAACCGATCTACTTCCTCATATCAGGCAGGGCGACCAAGGTCTTTGACGGCGTGAACATCCCCGCGGATGCGATCGCCGTCGAGGCGGCCCGGGGCTACATCAAAAAGATTCTCCCCACCCTCAACATGGACCGCGACGTCATCGTCGACTGCCGGATGGGGATGGGATCGACCGACCTGCGGGATGTCTTCCGGTCCTGCGAGGGGAAGGCCCCGCGGGCGAACGACACATCGTTTGGTGTCGGACACGCGCCGTTCAGCGAGGCGGAGAGCATCGTGAGAGGCGTCTCCGCATTCATCGACGAGAAACTCCGGCCCAGGTACCCTGTCATCGGCCAGGACTGCAAGATCATGTGCCTGCGCGACGGCGACACCATCACCCTCACCATCGCGATGGCGTTTGTGGACCGCTACTGCTCAAGCATCACCGAGTACATCGAGCAGAAGAACGTCCTGACTGAGCAGATCGCGGCTGTCGCAAAGCAGTTCACGAACAGGAAGGTCAATGTCGCCATCAACACCGCAGACGACCTCGAGAGCGCCAGCGTCTTCCTGACGGTCTCGGGAACCTCGGCCGAGATGGGCGACGACGGGTCAGTCGGCCGCGGCAACCGCGCGAACGGGCTGATCACCCCGAACCGCCCTATGAGCATGGAGGCGACGAGCGGCAAGAACCCGGTCAACCACATCGGAAAGATCTACAACCTCCTCGCGACCCGGATAGCACAGGACTGTGTTGCCGAGGTCGACGGCATCGAGGAGATGTACGTCCGTATCCTCTCCCAGATCGGCTACCCGGTCGACCAGCCGCATGTGGCAAGCGCCCAGGTACTCACAAAACCGGGCACAACCATCAAGTCCATCAAACCCGATATTGAAGGGATCATCGATGGGTGGCTGGAGAAGACCACCACCATCACCGAGAAGGTCATCAAGGGAGAACTCTCTACCTTCTGA
- the sucD gene encoding succinate--CoA ligase subunit alpha, with translation MIYGDKNLGVIVQNITGRQGRFHTELMNDYAREVGGRGVVAGVAPRKGGQEVHGVPVYNTVREALREHDATASVIFVPAVAAADAIMEAAHAGIDLAVVITEHIPVHDSMLAVAYAKLHDCTVIGPNCPGLLSPGECKLGIMPAHLATRGHVGVVSRSGTLTYEVVDELTRAGIGQSTVVGIGGDPVIGQTFVDVLARFEDDPQTKAVVVIGEVGGNLEEEGVRSTDLPVVAYIAGVSAPPEKRMGHAGAIIEGGEGDARSKVRRLSALDIPVASRPSEIPELIRGVL, from the coding sequence ATGATCTACGGGGACAAAAACCTCGGGGTGATCGTGCAGAACATCACCGGCAGGCAGGGTCGGTTCCACACGGAACTGATGAACGACTACGCGCGGGAGGTCGGCGGCCGAGGCGTCGTCGCCGGTGTTGCGCCCAGAAAGGGCGGGCAGGAAGTCCACGGCGTCCCGGTCTACAACACGGTGCGGGAGGCGCTTCGGGAGCACGACGCGACCGCAAGCGTCATCTTCGTCCCGGCGGTGGCCGCCGCTGATGCAATTATGGAGGCGGCCCATGCCGGGATCGACCTTGCGGTCGTCATCACCGAGCATATCCCGGTCCACGACAGCATGTTGGCAGTCGCCTACGCAAAACTCCACGACTGCACGGTCATCGGCCCGAACTGCCCGGGGCTCCTCTCGCCGGGCGAGTGCAAACTCGGGATCATGCCGGCCCACCTCGCCACCCGGGGGCACGTCGGCGTCGTCTCCCGGAGCGGCACCCTCACCTACGAGGTGGTCGACGAACTCACCCGTGCCGGCATCGGCCAGAGCACGGTCGTCGGGATCGGCGGCGACCCGGTGATCGGCCAGACGTTTGTGGATGTGCTCGCACGGTTCGAGGATGACCCCCAGACAAAGGCCGTCGTCGTCATCGGCGAGGTGGGAGGAAACCTCGAGGAAGAGGGGGTCCGGTCGACCGATCTCCCGGTCGTCGCCTACATCGCCGGCGTGAGCGCCCCGCCCGAGAAGCGGATGGGCCACGCGGGTGCGATCATCGAGGGCGGCGAAGGTGACGCGCGCTCCAAGGTGCGGCGGCTCTCTGCGCTCGACATCCCGGTCGCGTCCCGGCCCTCAGAGATACCGGAGCTGATCCGCGGGGTGCTATGA
- a CDS encoding 50S ribosomal protein L16, translating to MVRKPAKMYRNLAKMAYTRREYMGGVPGSKIVQFDMGNLTQDFPVELSIVVEEACQIRHTALEAARISVNRQLQKEVGRANYRFKLRTFPHHVLRENKQATGAGADRVSEGMRLAFGKAVGTAARVQPGQKVFSVWTNPQYVEKAKVALQRGTYKLPSPARIVEERETTA from the coding sequence ATGGTAAGAAAACCAGCGAAGATGTACAGGAATCTCGCAAAGATGGCATATACGCGCAGAGAATACATGGGCGGCGTACCGGGCAGCAAGATCGTGCAGTTTGATATGGGCAACCTTACCCAGGACTTCCCGGTCGAACTCTCTATCGTCGTCGAGGAAGCCTGCCAGATACGCCACACGGCCCTTGAGGCCGCTCGTATCAGCGTCAACCGGCAGCTCCAGAAGGAGGTCGGGAGGGCAAACTACCGCTTCAAGCTCCGGACCTTCCCCCACCACGTTCTCCGTGAGAACAAGCAGGCGACCGGCGCAGGAGCGGACCGTGTCTCAGAAGGGATGCGCCTCGCCTTCGGGAAGGCCGTCGGGACCGCGGCACGGGTCCAGCCCGGCCAGAAGGTCTTCTCCGTCTGGACAAACCCCCAGTATGTCGAGAAGGCGAAGGTCGCCCTCCAGCGCGGCACCTATAAGCTTCCGTCCCCCGCAAGGATCGTCGAAGAGCGGGAAACGACGGCATAA
- a CDS encoding FumA C-terminus/TtdB family hydratase beta subunit: MINLTTPLGDEVLDLRAGDRVTLSGTIYTARDEAHLRMMEEGIPFAPEGAVVYHCGPVVQEGRLVVAGPTTSARMNALTGFLIDAGVRALIGKGGMGPEVVEQLRGRAVYLALTGGCAALAAARMRLCGVYFEDLGMAEAVWVIEADHLPLTVGIDAHGGDLFRAVREKAKTQFHQRFNI, translated from the coding sequence ATGATCAACCTCACAACACCGCTCGGCGACGAGGTCCTCGACCTCAGGGCGGGCGACCGGGTGACCCTCTCCGGGACGATCTACACCGCCCGGGACGAGGCACACCTCCGGATGATGGAGGAAGGCATCCCCTTCGCTCCCGAGGGCGCCGTGGTCTACCACTGCGGCCCTGTGGTGCAGGAGGGGCGGCTCGTCGTCGCCGGACCCACCACGTCCGCGCGGATGAACGCGCTCACGGGATTCCTCATCGATGCGGGCGTCCGCGCCCTCATCGGCAAAGGCGGCATGGGGCCGGAGGTGGTCGAGCAGCTCCGGGGGCGCGCTGTCTACCTCGCGCTCACGGGGGGGTGCGCCGCCCTCGCCGCCGCACGCATGAGGCTTTGCGGCGTCTATTTTGAAGACCTCGGCATGGCTGAGGCGGTCTGGGTCATCGAAGCCGATCACCTGCCGCTGACGGTCGGGATCGACGCCCACGGCGGCGATCTCTTCCGCGCGGTACGCGAGAAAGCGAAAACACAATTTCATCAGCGATTCAATATCTAG
- a CDS encoding ABC transporter permease → MNLRVNTKQQKRLLGIASLAAVAILWQAVADLIVANPFVLPSFTDVVSAFIALLGSGRLLADLITSLKHFAIGIGAALLLGVPIGIIMGWFRVADAIIDPIIEVLRPIPPLAWIPFAIIWFGLTPQAAGFVIFVGAFFPILIGTYTGFRSVPKIFVEAGKVLGCDTSFELIRHIALPSAIPSIASGIRISMGVGWMCLVAAEMFGVSDIGLGYALWQNYYHYAMANVLVYMLILGFLGLIIDRIFRNYVDRRLLRWHAGEVA, encoded by the coding sequence ATGAACCTAAGAGTGAATACAAAGCAGCAAAAGAGGCTCCTCGGTATTGCGTCGCTTGCAGCCGTGGCGATCCTGTGGCAGGCGGTGGCCGACCTGATTGTCGCAAACCCGTTCGTCCTGCCAAGTTTCACCGACGTCGTCTCGGCGTTCATCGCCCTCCTGGGGTCAGGAAGGCTCCTTGCCGACCTCATAACCAGTCTCAAACACTTCGCCATCGGCATAGGGGCGGCGCTTCTCCTCGGCGTCCCTATCGGGATCATCATGGGCTGGTTCCGGGTCGCCGACGCTATCATCGACCCGATCATCGAGGTCCTCCGGCCCATCCCCCCGCTCGCCTGGATCCCGTTTGCCATCATCTGGTTCGGGCTCACCCCCCAGGCGGCAGGATTCGTCATCTTCGTCGGGGCGTTCTTCCCCATCCTGATCGGCACCTACACCGGGTTTCGGAGCGTGCCGAAGATCTTCGTTGAGGCGGGCAAGGTGCTCGGGTGCGACACATCGTTTGAGTTGATCCGCCATATCGCCCTCCCGTCGGCGATCCCGTCGATCGCGTCCGGGATCAGGATATCGATGGGCGTCGGGTGGATGTGTCTTGTGGCAGCCGAGATGTTCGGGGTGAGCGACATTGGTCTAGGCTACGCGCTCTGGCAGAACTACTACCACTACGCGATGGCAAACGTCCTCGTCTACATGCTGATCCTCGGGTTCCTGGGCCTCATCATCGACCGGATCTTCCGAAACTACGTAGACCGGCGGCTCCTGCGGTGGCATGCGGGGGAGGTGGCCTAG
- a CDS encoding 2-oxoacid:acceptor oxidoreductase subunit alpha, translating to MSRVEFMQGNAACAEGALAAGCRFFGGYPITPSTEIAETMARRLPKVGGVFISMEDELASIAAVIGAAWTGTRAMTATSGPGFSLMMENIGYAAMTETPCVIVNVQRGGPSTGQPTRAAQGDMLQCRFGSHGDYSTIALTPNSVQEMFDLTVKAFDLADRFRVPTFLMSDEVVGHMRERVTIPDSVDITPPAPLAEGSLPYEAGDDGVPGFAPFGSGRSVHVTGLTHDERGYPDTTDPETHDRLVRRLVSKVESARRDIADYEVTNPDAETVFVTYGPPSRTVEQVMRDHPDESVGHLRFRVVWPFPEFALQEFPDAKVFLMPELNMGQMVREVQRHVDQSVISIPKIGGELHTPAELVRVLEAHR from the coding sequence TTGAGCAGGGTTGAGTTCATGCAGGGCAATGCAGCCTGTGCGGAGGGCGCGCTCGCCGCCGGGTGCCGGTTCTTCGGCGGCTACCCGATCACGCCGTCGACCGAGATCGCAGAGACCATGGCCCGGAGGCTCCCGAAGGTCGGCGGGGTCTTCATATCCATGGAGGACGAACTCGCGAGCATCGCCGCGGTGATCGGCGCCGCCTGGACCGGAACAAGGGCCATGACCGCCACGAGCGGTCCGGGGTTCTCGCTGATGATGGAGAACATCGGCTACGCGGCCATGACCGAGACGCCGTGCGTCATCGTCAACGTCCAGCGGGGCGGCCCGAGCACGGGTCAGCCGACGCGGGCGGCGCAGGGCGACATGCTCCAGTGCCGGTTCGGGTCGCACGGCGACTACAGCACCATCGCGCTCACCCCGAACTCCGTCCAGGAGATGTTTGACCTGACAGTGAAGGCGTTTGACCTCGCCGACCGGTTCAGGGTCCCAACCTTCCTGATGTCTGACGAGGTCGTGGGCCACATGCGGGAACGGGTGACCATCCCGGACTCGGTCGATATCACTCCCCCGGCCCCGCTTGCGGAAGGCTCGCTGCCTTACGAGGCCGGCGACGATGGCGTCCCGGGTTTTGCGCCCTTCGGCTCAGGCCGGTCGGTCCACGTGACCGGGCTCACCCACGACGAGCGGGGCTACCCTGACACAACCGACCCGGAGACGCACGACCGGCTTGTGCGCAGGCTGGTCTCCAAGGTCGAGTCGGCGCGGCGCGATATCGCCGACTACGAGGTCACAAACCCCGACGCCGAGACGGTCTTTGTCACCTACGGCCCGCCGTCGCGGACGGTCGAGCAGGTGATGCGCGACCACCCCGACGAGTCTGTCGGCCACCTCAGGTTCAGGGTCGTCTGGCCGTTCCCAGAGTTTGCGCTCCAGGAGTTTCCCGACGCGAAAGTCTTCCTGATGCCGGAACTGAACATGGGTCAGATGGTCCGCGAGGTCCAGCGCCACGTCGACCAGTCGGTCATATCGATCCCGAAGATCGGGGGAGAACTCCACACCCCCGCCGAACTTGTGCGGGTCCTGGAGGCACACCGATGA
- a CDS encoding DNA integrity scanning protein DisA nucleotide-binding domain protein gives MNDDLMLATACEVAAKIGARAVVSFVDLIPVPPGAPDVPIIRVQELQLDVLKDLTMHDILEVSERHMMDAAIHIYLRRNLESGLVVGVFPYAIIIYDIEEGKNFINLKDFSDIVPREVLHAVLTLALEIAVEGREGRSIGTAFIIGDPEEIFRHSHQAILNPYQGQPAALRDIKNKNNWESVKEFAQLDGVFVIDKSGEIRSAGRYLDVTGRGISLPGGLGGRHRATASITYEIPAIGITVSESGGMVRVFRDGICKIGIRSDIRIRSDG, from the coding sequence ATGAACGACGACCTGATGCTCGCCACCGCCTGTGAGGTGGCGGCGAAGATCGGCGCCCGGGCGGTCGTCTCGTTCGTCGACCTGATCCCGGTCCCCCCGGGCGCGCCCGATGTCCCGATCATCAGGGTGCAGGAACTGCAGCTCGATGTCTTAAAAGACCTCACCATGCACGACATCCTGGAGGTGAGCGAGCGGCATATGATGGATGCCGCAATCCACATCTACCTCCGGCGGAACCTGGAGAGCGGTCTCGTCGTCGGCGTCTTCCCCTACGCCATCATCATCTACGACATCGAGGAGGGGAAGAACTTCATCAACCTCAAGGACTTCTCGGATATCGTTCCCCGCGAGGTACTCCACGCGGTCCTCACGCTGGCTCTCGAGATCGCGGTCGAGGGCAGGGAAGGGAGGTCCATCGGCACCGCGTTCATCATCGGGGACCCTGAAGAGATCTTCAGGCACTCCCATCAGGCGATCCTCAACCCCTATCAGGGGCAGCCCGCCGCCCTCCGCGACATCAAGAACAAGAACAACTGGGAGAGCGTGAAAGAGTTCGCCCAGCTGGACGGTGTCTTCGTCATCGACAAGAGCGGCGAGATACGCTCGGCGGGGCGCTACCTGGACGTCACCGGACGGGGAATCTCGCTTCCCGGGGGGCTCGGGGGGAGGCACCGCGCAACCGCGTCTATCACGTATGAGATCCCGGCCATCGGCATCACCGTCTCCGAGAGCGGAGGCATGGTGCGGGTCTTCAGGGACGGTATCTGCAAAATCGGCATCCGTTCCGACATCCGCATCAGGAGTGACGGTTAG